A portion of the Ricinus communis isolate WT05 ecotype wild-type chromosome 10, ASM1957865v1, whole genome shotgun sequence genome contains these proteins:
- the LOC8274887 gene encoding cytochrome P450 76A1, translating to MDITIPGLILAILIWVAWGMITKERRNHDMEEQTQLPPGPRWLPIVGNMFQLGWSPHESFAKLARIHGPIMTIWLGSMCTVVISSDRAAHDMFKNHDMVLAGRKIYEAMKGDIGNEGSIITSQYGSHWRMLRRLCSTEFFVTSRLDAMRGVRSRCIDGMVQFIEEASGNGTQAIDVGRFFFLMSFNLIGNLLFSKDLLDPKSEKGSKFFYHAGKVMELAGRPNIADFLPIFRWFDPQGIRRNTQLHVRKAFEIAGGFIKERIEGMENGGDGETKKKKKDFLDVLLDFRGDDVKEKSYRFSSTTINIIVFEMFTAGTDTTTSTLEWAMAELLRNPKELKKVQAEIRSTIGSNKKLEEKDIDNLPYLKAVIKETLRLHPPLPFLVPHMAMESCNMLGYRIPKGTQILVNVWAIGRDPKIWDDPLIFRPERFLEPKMVDYKGHHFEFIPFGSGRRMCPAVPLASRVLPLALGSLLNSFDWVLADGLRAENMDMSEKMGITLRKSVPLRAIPVPYKVKGYGNDVFLGPA from the exons ATGGACATTACAATTCCTGGACTAATTTTAGCCATTCTGATCTGGGTTGCATGGGGAATGATAACCAAAGAACGTCGAAACCATGACATGGAAGAGCAAACCCAGCTACCGCCAGGACCGAGATGGTTGCCAATAGTAGGCAACATGTTCCAACTCGGTTGGTCTCCCCACGAGTCGTTTGCTAAACTGGCTCGCATCCATGGTCCAATCATGACCATATGGCTTGGCTCTATGTGCACTGTTGTCATCTCGTCGGACCGGGCAGCTCATGACATGTTCAAGAACCATGATATGGTGCTAGCCGGAAGAAAAATTTACGAGGCAATGAAAGGAGATATTGGAAATGAAGGGTCTATTATCACGTCCCAATATGGAAGCCATTGGCGTATGCTAAGGCGGCTTTGCAGTACAGAATTCTTCGTTACAAGCCGGCTAGATGCCATGCGAGGAGTTCGAAGTAGATGTATAGATGGCATGGTTCAGTTCATAGAAGAAGCTAGTGGAAATGGCACTCAAGCTATAGATGTTGGaagattctttttcttgatgtcttttaatttaattgggaACTTATTGTTTTCTAAAGATTTATTAGACCCAAAATCAGAAAAGGGATCTAAGTTCTTTTACCATGCAGGAAAAGTGATGGAATTGGCAGGAAGACCTAACATAGCAGATTTCTTGCCAATTTTTAGATGGTTTGATCCACAAGGTATAAGAAGAAATACCCAATTACATGTTAGAAAAGCATTTGAGATTGCAGGTGGGTTCatcaaagaaagaatagaGGGTATGGAAAATGGAGGAGATGGCGaaacgaagaagaagaagaaggatttCTTGGATGTGCTTTTGGATTTTCGTGGTGATgatgtaaaagaaaagagttatAGGTTTTCTTCAACAACTATcaatattattgtattt GAGATGTTTACGGCAGGAACAGATACAACGACAAGCACATTAGAGTGGGCAATGGCAGAACTTCTCCGTAATCCAAAAGAGCTGAAAAAGGTTCAAGCTGAAATAAGAAGCACTATTGGTTCCAACAAGAAGCTTGAAGAGAAGGACATTGACAATCTTCCATACCTAAAAGCAGTCATAAAAGAAACCCTAAGACTTCACCCACCTCTTCCTTTCTTAGTTCCACACATGGCCATGGAATCCTGCAACATGCTAGGCTACAGAATCCCTAAAGGAACACAGATTCTAGTTAATGTTTGGGCAATTGGAAGGGACCCGAAGATCTGGGACGACCCTTTAATTTTTAGGCCAGAAAGGTTCTTGGAGCCAAAGATGGTGGATTACAAAGGGCATCATTTTGAGTTTATACCCTTTGGTTCTGGGCGTAGAATGTGCCCTGCAGTTCCTCTTGCTTCACGCGTGCTTCCTCTAGCTTTAGGATCGCTTTTGAATTCATTTGATTGGGTCTTGGCTGAT